One genomic region from Planctomycetota bacterium encodes:
- a CDS encoding 2-dehydropantoate 2-reductase: MPARDPGNPFARIAVVGPGAIGCMLAVRLALAGPSPRVTLIDHRRDRAERLSARPIVLHAAEGDLKARVPVRLVPDEPPDLVILATKAYAVRDAARSAARWIGQAPVLAIQNGLGVAEEAAAALARAAVITGVMYQAANMVAEGEIHHAANQRTHFGYLGRAPDEEVAAVAALFESAGLPATVEEDMAPHVWGKALVNAALNPVAALAGVRNGDVAVRPALRAMAEAIAAEGEAAARAEGVGLPYASAAAATIETARATAENRCSMLQDLQNGRPTEIEYLNGAIVRVAEAHGLASPANRAVATLARAVSAGRR; this comes from the coding sequence TTGCCGGCCCGAGACCCGGGAAATCCATTCGCGCGGATCGCCGTTGTCGGGCCGGGCGCCATCGGCTGCATGCTGGCGGTTCGGCTGGCGCTTGCCGGGCCTTCGCCTCGCGTGACGCTGATTGACCACCGTCGGGACCGGGCCGAGCGATTGAGCGCCCGCCCCATCGTCCTGCACGCCGCCGAGGGCGACCTGAAGGCCCGCGTGCCCGTCCGACTCGTTCCCGATGAACCGCCGGACCTTGTGATTCTGGCGACCAAGGCCTACGCGGTGCGCGACGCCGCACGCAGCGCCGCCCGCTGGATCGGCCAGGCGCCGGTGCTCGCGATTCAGAACGGCCTGGGCGTCGCGGAGGAGGCGGCCGCGGCGCTCGCGCGCGCCGCCGTCATTACGGGGGTGATGTATCAGGCGGCCAACATGGTCGCGGAGGGCGAGATCCATCACGCCGCCAATCAGCGGACCCACTTCGGTTACCTCGGCCGGGCGCCGGACGAAGAGGTCGCGGCGGTCGCCGCGCTCTTTGAGTCGGCAGGCCTTCCGGCGACCGTCGAGGAGGACATGGCGCCGCACGTCTGGGGGAAGGCGCTCGTGAATGCGGCCCTGAATCCGGTAGCGGCGCTGGCGGGGGTCCGCAACGGCGACGTGGCCGTTCGGCCGGCGCTGCGGGCGATGGCCGAGGCGATAGCGGCCGAGGGCGAAGCCGCCGCACGGGCCGAGGGCGTCGGACTTCCATACGCGAGCGCGGCGGCGGCGACGATTGAGACGGCCCGCGCCACGGCGGAGAACCGCTGCTCGATGCTCCAGGACCTCCAGAACGGCCGACCGACCGAGATAGAGTATTTGAATGGGGCGATCGTCCGCGTGGCGGAGGCGCACGGCCTGGCGTCGCCGGCCAACCGGGCGGTTGCGACGCTCGCGAGGGCGGTTTCGGCCGGCCGGCGTTGA
- a CDS encoding 2Fe-2S iron-sulfur cluster-binding protein has protein sequence MPQVTFLPYGIRLEVPRGTSLLAAADEAAESVPDDFFAGELCEGRHECGNCCVEVLQGAENLSPVTASERALLDALGLGPAFRSACTARVVGDATVRIPAPVKHTERRGEAQMQAHP, from the coding sequence ATGCCCCAGGTCACGTTTCTTCCTTACGGGATCCGGCTGGAGGTGCCGCGCGGGACGAGCCTGCTGGCGGCGGCGGACGAGGCGGCCGAGAGCGTGCCCGACGATTTTTTTGCGGGCGAATTGTGCGAAGGGCGGCACGAGTGCGGCAACTGCTGCGTCGAGGTCCTCCAGGGGGCCGAGAACCTTTCGCCCGTGACGGCCTCGGAGCGTGCGCTCCTGGACGCGCTCGGCCTGGGGCCCGCCTTCCGCAGCGCCTGCACGGCGCGCGTCGTCGGCGACGCCACCGTCCGGATCCCCGCGCCGGTGAAACACACCGAGCGGCGGGGCGAGGCGCAGATGCAGGCCCATCCGTAG